Within the Eucalyptus grandis isolate ANBG69807.140 chromosome 1, ASM1654582v1, whole genome shotgun sequence genome, the region TCACATATGGCCATACATATTTAGTAGAATCaagtaatatatacatatacatatacatttATATTGTAGGTTGACAGGCTACTGTTCACTCAATGTCCTCTCATGGCAATGGCATACCAATTACTATTAACTCACATATGGTCATATATAGTTACATATATAAATCTAATAGAATTAGGTAACCTTTGTTATTTGAAACTTAAGTTCATGCTTAATAGAATTTTGACATCCATGtcaatttcacaaaaaaggaaaatggaataaaaatgaattttattagCATCACCGATAGTATCAAAGTTGTTTTACATATTCATCTTCGGACGGAGGCGCGGTTACATAACTATCTTTAAAAGACACATAGTGTTCATTATTAATGTTTACATTGGCAATAGATTCAATAATAATCCAAAGGGTAATCGTTTTAATTTGAATCTTTCCATATTCTCAAGCCAATCAGTCTCgattcaaaatatcattttcataaaaaatagaaattatttatatatttatttgggCTTTGCTAACATTACAAATTTTGGATTGCTGTTAAAATAATAACTTATTATgagtcacaaattcttgaaaaagtaGAACCCACaacaatttattattattatttatttgatttttatagtCCAAAATATATTACTATTCTTTAGATTAAAGACTGTCatctaattattatttttttctttacacaGGCGATGGATCTACCGAAAATCCCGGCATAATCCGACTTCAGTTATCTTTctctaaattaacaaaatcgcTCAGAACATCTTTTCGCGACTGGTCCGGATCCATGGGCGGGCCTGGCCCAGCCAAAAGCTACTCGTTCGGTCCAAAACACAAGTCACGTGCTACATCCACGTGACGATCCAAAACCCTAGCCTTCCCCGAATCACCAATAAGTACGtccccatcttcttctccagaGCTTCACGCCGGCGCGCTCTCTCTTTGTCTAGCAGATTCCGAAGCGAAGGTCTTCTTCTCCCACCACTGCAGAAATGTCGGCCGGCGAGCTCGCTTGCACCTACGCCACCTTGATCCTCCACGACGATGGAATCCCGATTAccgtaactctctctctctctctctctctctctctctctctctctctctctctctctctctctaaaggtCGTGTCTTCCTTCTCGTGATTTGTTGTCGCTGAAATGTCGAGTGAAAACGGAACAGGGGGAGAAGATCGCCTCGCTGGTGAAGGCGGCCAACGTCTCCGTGGAGTCCTACTGGCCCAGCCTCTTCGCGAAGCTCGCGGAGAAGAGGAACGTCGGGGACCTCATCATGAACGTCGgctccggcggcggcgccgcCCCCGTCGCCGTGGCCGCGCCCGCTGGCGGTGCAGCCGGATCGGCTGCCGCGGCTCCTGCTGTTGAGGAGAAGAAGGTACTTTCCTCTCCTTTTGGCTACTTTGTTTGTAGAGAGACAGCTATAAGATTTGATTGTGTTGAATTGTAGAGGTCTTTTGTGcatcttgattgattctgtgTTGGAAAATGGAAATTAGTTTGTCAAATTCTTTTGTGACTTTGCATTCTTCCTTCTGATCTGAATCTAGAAGATCACTAAAGGCTTCTATATTTGTCATTACGGATAACAAGGAAATTCGTTTGCTTGGCCGAGTCTACTTAGCAATTGAAATCTTAAGTCCTATAACTCAACGGAACAACATCTCAAAAGCCTTATGCGCATGATGATCTTGATATTAGTTAGTGATGAATGACTCTGTAGATAGTTTAGAAGTTTGCATTCTGCCGGAGTAAAAGGTAGTGCTTTTTCTTTGTGAACTCTGCAATTATATGTTTAATGTTCTCTTTTGTCAATGTATAGAGTTGGTGGATTGTATTAGAAATAAAGAAAGCTAAATATGCAATCAGTAATTCTTCTGAAAATTTTGCATGAGAAATATGCAAGGATGTTGTTCGAGTTCTTATGGTTATATGAACACCGTAGCTAGAATCAGTCGGAAATTCTAGGGTGTGTGATGCTGCCTGGTCTAATTGATGTCTTTGATGGACAATCACCTTGTCATTTGTCTGAgttgcttccttttcttctggAATTGACTGCAGGAAGAACCAAAGGAGGAGAGTGATGACGACATGGGCTTCAGTTTGTTTGATTAAGAAAACAAGTACTCATTCTGATTCTTCAGgattttttgtttggttcaaCAGATTAGGAACTTTTGGAAAGTTTCACCCTTGATTTTGTT harbors:
- the LOC104437298 gene encoding 60S acidic ribosomal protein P1; translated protein: MSAGELACTYATLILHDDGIPITGEKIASLVKAANVSVESYWPSLFAKLAEKRNVGDLIMNVGSGGGAAPVAVAAPAGGAAGSAAAAPAVEEKKEEPKEESDDDMGFSLFD